One Acidiferrobacter thiooxydans DNA window includes the following coding sequences:
- the hisS gene encoding histidine--tRNA ligase, translating to MTGQIAGVRGVAPLLPTDAVRWRAVEDGLRTLMDAYGFREIRLPILERTELYARAVGEVTDIVEKEMYTFTDRSGDSLSLRPEGTAGCVRAGIEGGLFHNQAQRLWYQGPMFRHERPQKGRYRQFHQWGVEAYGMAGPAIEAEVIALGARVLAQLGVKARLLVNSLGTRECRERYREALVHYLAAHRDRLDDDSLRRLERNPLRVLDSKNPDMAALLAEAPTIADYWSAESRSHFVALQDYLTALGVAFEVAPRLVRGLDYYTHTVFEWTPHETLAQATVIAGGRYDGLVSELGGAPTSAVGFAIGMERLVALVTRLPAPPVLDVFIMTNVSCQLRALVLAEGLRDAGLTVETHLAGASAKSQMKRARDCGARVIVEAQDEARVAIVQAGAAKGEGIVTWAEAVARISQIVGAKAKIDGE from the coding sequence TTGACCGGTCAAATCGCCGGGGTACGCGGCGTTGCCCCGTTGTTGCCCACGGATGCGGTGCGCTGGAGGGCGGTCGAGGACGGCCTGCGTACGCTCATGGATGCCTATGGCTTTCGCGAGATCCGGCTACCGATTCTGGAGCGTACCGAGCTGTATGCGCGCGCCGTGGGTGAGGTTACAGACATCGTCGAGAAGGAGATGTACACCTTCACCGACCGCAGTGGCGACAGCCTGAGCCTGCGCCCGGAGGGCACCGCCGGTTGCGTGCGCGCCGGTATCGAAGGGGGGCTGTTCCATAATCAGGCGCAGCGCTTATGGTATCAGGGGCCGATGTTCCGTCACGAGCGGCCCCAGAAGGGGCGCTACCGGCAATTCCATCAGTGGGGTGTGGAGGCCTATGGCATGGCCGGCCCGGCCATAGAGGCCGAGGTCATCGCGCTCGGGGCACGGGTATTGGCGCAGCTCGGGGTGAAGGCGCGCCTGCTCGTGAATTCCCTGGGGACGCGCGAATGCCGGGAACGCTATCGTGAGGCCCTGGTGCATTATCTCGCGGCGCATCGTGATCGGCTCGATGACGACAGCCTAAGGCGCCTGGAGCGCAATCCGTTGCGGGTGCTAGACAGCAAGAACCCTGACATGGCGGCGCTGTTGGCCGAGGCGCCGACCATCGCCGATTACTGGAGCGCGGAGTCACGATCGCACTTCGTGGCCTTGCAGGACTATCTGACGGCATTGGGTGTGGCATTCGAGGTCGCGCCGCGACTGGTGCGCGGGCTCGACTACTATACGCACACGGTCTTCGAATGGACGCCGCACGAGACGTTGGCGCAGGCGACGGTGATCGCCGGCGGCCGCTACGACGGACTGGTGTCGGAGCTCGGCGGGGCCCCCACGTCGGCGGTCGGCTTTGCGATCGGCATGGAGCGCTTGGTGGCCCTCGTCACGCGCCTGCCGGCGCCGCCTGTGCTCGATGTGTTCATCATGACGAACGTGTCTTGCCAGCTGCGGGCCCTGGTGCTGGCCGAGGGTCTGCGTGATGCGGGCCTGACCGTAGAGACCCATCTTGCCGGGGCCAGCGCCAAGAGCCAGATGAAACGGGCCCGTGACTGCGGGGCGCGCGTGATCGTGGAGGCGCAAGACGAGGCGCGGGTGGCCATCGTCCAGGCGGGGGCCGCGAAGGGCGAGGGTATCGTGACGTGGGCCGAGGCCGTGGCACGGATTTCACAGATTGTGGGGGCGAAAGCAAAGATCGATGGCGAATGA
- the der gene encoding ribosome biogenesis GTPase Der, producing MKPVVVLVGRPNVGKSTLFNALTRSRQALVADLPGLTRDRQYGEGRVGGRSYLVVDTGGIVRDHDPLATLVASQTRLALAEADVVVCVVDGRDGPNPDDFLIADQIRTLNRRICLAVNKTEGVEPEVAVAEFHALGLGRPYAIAATHNRGLDELMTAVLAGFPAPTAEAPTGGMRIALAGRPNVGKSTLANALLGEERVVVSDRPGTTRDSIYIPFTRDGKDYILIDTAGVRRRSHITDPLERHSVAKTLQAVDEAQVVLLVFDAREEVSEQDVTLAGHILAQGRSLVLAVNKWEGLDSARRDWIRRELARRLPFLSFASPHFISALEGLHIGPLFPAMERAYRSGGRILPTPELNRVLREAIAATAPPMVRGRRIKPKFAHQGGKYPPRVIVHGNLVAETPDAWRRYLAQRIREHFRLEGTPVEIEFREGDNPFANRPGKAPSARTEAKRRRLKRFRKAHYG from the coding sequence ATGAAGCCGGTAGTGGTTCTTGTCGGGCGGCCCAACGTCGGCAAGTCCACGCTTTTCAATGCGCTTACGCGCTCGCGCCAGGCGTTGGTCGCCGATCTGCCCGGTCTTACCCGTGATCGACAATACGGGGAGGGCCGGGTCGGCGGGCGCTCATATCTGGTAGTCGACACCGGTGGCATCGTGCGCGACCACGACCCGCTCGCGACCCTGGTGGCGTCTCAGACGCGACTGGCGCTGGCCGAGGCCGATGTCGTCGTCTGCGTGGTCGACGGTCGCGACGGCCCGAATCCCGACGATTTCCTGATCGCAGACCAGATTCGCACCCTCAATCGGCGCATCTGTCTGGCCGTGAACAAGACCGAGGGCGTGGAACCCGAGGTGGCGGTGGCGGAATTCCATGCCCTGGGTCTCGGCAGGCCCTACGCCATCGCCGCCACGCATAACCGCGGGCTCGATGAGCTCATGACCGCGGTATTGGCCGGGTTCCCGGCGCCGACCGCGGAGGCGCCGACCGGGGGCATGCGCATCGCCCTGGCCGGGCGCCCCAATGTCGGCAAGAGCACGCTCGCCAATGCCCTGTTGGGGGAGGAGCGGGTAGTGGTGTCGGATCGGCCGGGGACCACGCGCGACAGCATTTACATCCCATTTACGCGTGACGGCAAGGACTACATCCTCATCGACACCGCCGGGGTGCGCCGTCGCAGCCATATTACCGATCCGCTCGAGCGTCATAGCGTGGCCAAGACCCTGCAGGCGGTCGACGAGGCGCAGGTCGTGCTGCTCGTGTTCGATGCCCGCGAGGAGGTGAGCGAGCAAGACGTGACGCTCGCCGGCCATATCCTGGCCCAGGGTCGCTCGCTGGTGCTTGCAGTCAACAAGTGGGAGGGTCTCGATAGCGCGCGCCGCGACTGGATCCGCCGGGAACTGGCGCGCCGCTTGCCGTTTCTGTCGTTTGCGTCGCCGCATTTCATCTCGGCGCTCGAGGGATTGCACATCGGGCCGCTGTTTCCGGCCATGGAGCGCGCCTATCGCTCGGGCGGCCGCATTCTGCCGACTCCGGAGCTGAACCGCGTCCTGAGAGAGGCGATCGCCGCCACCGCCCCGCCCATGGTGCGCGGCCGACGCATCAAGCCTAAGTTCGCCCACCAGGGCGGCAAGTACCCTCCGCGCGTGATCGTGCATGGCAACCTCGTGGCGGAGACACCGGATGCCTGGCGGCGTTATCTCGCGCAGCGCATACGCGAGCACTTTCGCCTCGAGGGCACGCCCGTGGAGATCGAGTTTCGCGAGGGGGACAATCCGTTTGCCAATCGCCCGGGCAAGGCACCGAGTGCGCGTACCGAGGCCAAGAGGCGCCGCTTGAAGCGGTTTCGCAAGGCCCACTACGGCTGA
- the ispG gene encoding flavodoxin-dependent (E)-4-hydroxy-3-methylbut-2-enyl-diphosphate synthase: protein MHETTGITRRKSRMIHVGQVAVGGDAPISVQSMTNTETCDVAATVAQIQRLVAAGADIVRVSIPTMEAAQAFAEIRKAVDVALVTDIHFDYRIALEVAKLGADCLRINPGNIGREDRVRQVVEAARDRGICIRIGVNAGSLEKELQKKYGEPNADALVESALRHMEILERLNFRDYKVSLKASNIAMGVAAYRKMATLTEQPLHLGITEAGALRGGTVKSAIGLGMLLAEGIGDTLRVSLAADPVEEVKVGFEILKSLGLRKKGVNLIACPSCSRQEFDVIATVNALEARLEDIQESIDVAVIGCVVNGPGEAKEVQVGLAGGSPNLLYKDGKPHSKVSNEELVDTLERAVREELKRRAASAPVIPIKALS, encoded by the coding sequence ATGCACGAGACCACCGGGATTACCCGTCGCAAGAGCCGCATGATCCATGTGGGCCAAGTGGCGGTGGGGGGCGATGCCCCGATCAGCGTACAGAGCATGACCAACACCGAGACCTGCGACGTCGCGGCGACCGTGGCCCAGATCCAGCGCCTCGTGGCCGCCGGCGCCGACATAGTCCGCGTGTCGATACCGACCATGGAGGCGGCGCAGGCGTTTGCGGAGATTCGCAAGGCCGTGGACGTGGCGCTCGTGACGGATATCCATTTCGACTATCGCATCGCGCTCGAGGTGGCCAAGCTCGGCGCGGATTGCCTGCGTATCAATCCCGGCAATATCGGACGGGAGGATCGCGTGCGCCAGGTGGTCGAGGCGGCGCGCGATCGCGGCATCTGCATACGGATCGGGGTGAACGCGGGCTCCCTCGAGAAGGAGCTTCAAAAGAAATACGGCGAACCCAATGCCGACGCGCTCGTCGAGTCGGCGTTACGGCATATGGAGATCCTCGAGCGTCTGAACTTCCGGGACTACAAGGTGAGCCTCAAGGCCTCGAATATCGCGATGGGAGTGGCCGCCTACCGCAAGATGGCAACCTTGACCGAGCAGCCGTTGCATCTTGGCATCACCGAGGCCGGGGCCCTGCGTGGGGGGACGGTCAAATCGGCGATCGGCCTTGGCATGCTGCTCGCCGAGGGTATAGGCGACACGCTACGCGTCTCGTTGGCCGCCGATCCCGTCGAAGAGGTGAAGGTCGGCTTCGAGATATTGAAGAGCCTGGGGTTGCGCAAGAAGGGGGTGAATCTCATTGCCTGTCCGTCATGCTCGCGCCAGGAGTTCGACGTCATTGCGACCGTGAATGCCCTGGAGGCGCGCCTGGAGGATATCCAGGAGTCGATCGACGTGGCGGTCATAGGGTGCGTCGTGAACGGACCCGGGGAGGCCAAGGAGGTGCAGGTAGGGCTTGCCGGCGGGTCGCCCAACCTGCTCTACAAGGACGGCAAGCCACACAGCAAGGTCAGCAACGAGGAACTGGTCGATACCCTCGAGCGGGCGGTGCGCGAGGAGCTGAAACGGCGCGCGGCATCGGCGCCGGTGATCCCGATCAAGGCCTTGTCGTGA
- a CDS encoding tetratricopeptide repeat protein yields the protein MANDWAHDELGDIKEFWRKYGRVIVYGVIAAALAVGGVFYYRHYEARQRILAGALYEEVLNAASQMRFGLATAAGHKLESSYASTPYAGQAALLLARLAYEKNETAAAIAALKFAAHKARQWSVRTTARLRLGSLLLALGHPHKAWRYAHIAKPYGFKSMALGLQAEILAREGHKRQALAAYGEALKGAPKKSAVTALWRREQAQLRAAS from the coding sequence ATGGCGAATGATTGGGCGCACGATGAGTTGGGAGATATCAAGGAATTTTGGCGTAAATATGGGCGCGTCATCGTTTATGGCGTAATCGCGGCGGCGCTTGCCGTGGGCGGGGTTTTCTATTACCGCCACTACGAAGCGCGGCAGCGGATCCTGGCCGGGGCGCTGTACGAGGAGGTCCTGAACGCGGCAAGCCAGATGCGCTTTGGTCTCGCCACGGCCGCCGGTCATAAGCTCGAGAGCAGTTACGCGTCGACGCCTTATGCCGGCCAGGCGGCCTTGCTGCTGGCGCGTCTTGCCTATGAAAAAAATGAGACCGCGGCGGCCATCGCCGCACTCAAGTTCGCGGCGCATAAGGCCCGCCAGTGGAGCGTACGCACGACCGCGCGCCTGCGCCTGGGCAGCCTGTTGTTGGCGCTCGGGCATCCGCACAAGGCATGGCGCTATGCCCATATCGCCAAGCCCTACGGGTTCAAGTCCATGGCGCTCGGACTGCAGGCCGAGATCCTGGCGCGCGAGGGGCACAAACGGCAGGCACTGGCGGCCTATGGTGAGGCCTTGAAGGGTGCGCCGAAGAAATCGGCCGTGACCGCCTTGTGGCGGCGCGAGCAGGCGCAATTGCGGGCAGCATCATGA
- a CDS encoding helix-turn-helix domain-containing protein, producing MDIEGAANGEAPVSPGARLRAARERAGWSVEQVAQRLRLSPSQIVALESGRREDLPPAAYIRGYLRNYAQLLGLDPQEFAKARASDEGGPPPLPAGHGPAPAPRMRLGPVLYGLFLVAVVAGVVVWHAHRHKHVVAPAPSPATAPVTGVLPPRLTNLTAMRNRSGELRTFPLGAPAGHRPSPPAAVSRTPYPRPRPTPAPIPPAIVAQAAIAPHGPASVTAPTGRSPAPAAIGKGAAAPAHRQVAPERPSVSTGVSRSPIAVPSPGGLVSLPQGHHYVGLRISASDAPVRVSVRDARGVRLMAGRIAVGHAVTLMGRAPFRLTLSRSRGVAVTVGGHAIALPRAHRGRNLRVTVDP from the coding sequence GTGGACATTGAGGGCGCGGCGAACGGTGAGGCCCCGGTCAGTCCCGGGGCGAGATTGCGTGCGGCGCGCGAGCGCGCGGGGTGGTCGGTGGAGCAGGTCGCGCAACGCCTGCGGCTGTCGCCAAGCCAGATCGTGGCCCTTGAAAGCGGTCGGCGCGAGGACCTGCCACCGGCGGCCTACATCCGCGGCTATCTGCGCAATTATGCCCAGCTGCTCGGACTCGACCCGCAGGAATTCGCCAAGGCGCGCGCCTCGGACGAAGGAGGGCCGCCGCCATTGCCGGCGGGGCATGGGCCGGCGCCGGCCCCGCGCATGCGTCTCGGGCCCGTTCTTTACGGACTGTTTCTGGTGGCGGTCGTGGCCGGGGTCGTGGTCTGGCATGCACACAGGCACAAGCACGTTGTCGCGCCGGCACCCTCACCGGCGACGGCGCCCGTGACCGGCGTACTCCCGCCGCGGCTCACAAACCTCACCGCGATGCGCAACCGCAGCGGGGAGCTGCGTACCTTCCCCCTGGGCGCGCCTGCCGGCCACCGGCCGTCGCCGCCCGCGGCGGTATCCCGGACGCCGTATCCGCGCCCGCGGCCAACCCCTGCGCCGATTCCGCCTGCGATAGTGGCCCAGGCCGCCATCGCTCCTCATGGGCCGGCGTCGGTGACGGCGCCGACTGGGCGCTCGCCGGCGCCGGCCGCCATCGGTAAGGGGGCTGCCGCCCCGGCTCATCGGCAGGTGGCCCCCGAGCGGCCGTCGGTGTCCACGGGCGTCTCTCGGTCACCCATTGCTGTACCGAGCCCCGGAGGATTGGTAAGCTTGCCGCAGGGACATCACTATGTCGGGCTGCGGATCAGTGCCAGTGATGCCCCGGTACGGGTTTCGGTACGTGATGCACGCGGTGTGCGGCTGATGGCAGGCCGCATCGCGGTCGGTCACGCCGTCACCCTCATGGGGCGCGCCCCGTTCCGGTTGACCTTGAGCCGCAGCCGGGGAGTGGCGGTCACTGTCGGCGGCCACGCGATCGCCCTGCCAAGGGCGCACCGGGGACGGAATTTGCGGGTCACAGTCGACCCTTAA
- the bamB gene encoding outer membrane protein assembly factor BamB encodes MKRLLAILAAAGLLGGCGLFSSARNVAPPAKLKPFHARLKVTRVWSHDTGNGTGGYDLVLRPAQVGGTIFVANENGVVAAYKARNGHMLWHRHLKAQITAGAAAGQGLVVVATRRGRVLALKADTGANAWTAQAPSEVVAAPVIAPHGVYVASLDGHVTAFGLSHGRRLWMAAHTHPALTLFLTARPTYAAGILYEGYANGELVALRARNGERVWTSAVAQPRGGDAVERLIDLAHPIYAQNIVYADGYHGAVAALAAHSGRILWGRPLSSYRSMALGGQALYVVTAHSRVMALANASGGTLWAQKAFLNRRLGSPALAGPAVVVGDLAGYTQWLSRRTGELVARKRVGEGAIRAAPLVASVGGHKGGSYVFVLTTTGRLTALTFRPIRP; translated from the coding sequence ATGAAGCGCCTGCTTGCGATCCTCGCAGCGGCGGGGCTGCTTGGCGGCTGCGGGCTTTTTAGCAGCGCACGCAATGTGGCTCCGCCGGCCAAACTCAAACCCTTTCATGCGCGCCTCAAGGTGACGCGCGTCTGGTCGCACGATACCGGTAACGGTACCGGCGGCTATGATCTCGTCTTGCGTCCGGCGCAAGTCGGCGGCACGATCTTTGTGGCCAACGAAAACGGAGTGGTCGCCGCCTACAAGGCGCGTAACGGTCACATGCTCTGGCACCGGCACCTGAAGGCGCAGATCACGGCGGGCGCCGCGGCCGGGCAGGGGTTGGTGGTGGTGGCCACGCGACGCGGGCGGGTACTGGCCTTGAAGGCCGATACCGGGGCGAACGCGTGGACCGCGCAGGCCCCGAGTGAGGTCGTGGCGGCACCGGTGATCGCGCCCCATGGCGTCTATGTCGCCTCGCTTGACGGCCATGTCACGGCCTTCGGTCTCAGCCATGGCCGTCGGTTGTGGATGGCGGCGCACACGCATCCGGCGTTGACGCTCTTTCTGACGGCGCGCCCGACATACGCCGCCGGCATACTCTACGAGGGCTACGCCAACGGCGAGCTGGTGGCGCTACGGGCCAGAAACGGCGAGCGCGTGTGGACGAGCGCGGTGGCGCAGCCGCGCGGCGGCGATGCTGTGGAGCGACTCATCGATCTGGCGCACCCGATCTATGCGCAGAACATCGTGTATGCCGACGGTTACCACGGGGCGGTCGCGGCCTTGGCGGCGCACTCGGGACGCATCCTCTGGGGCCGGCCACTGTCGTCATACCGCAGCATGGCCTTAGGCGGCCAGGCGCTTTATGTGGTGACTGCGCATAGTCGTGTCATGGCGCTCGCCAATGCCAGCGGCGGGACCTTGTGGGCACAGAAGGCCTTTTTGAATCGCCGGCTTGGCAGTCCGGCCCTGGCGGGCCCGGCCGTAGTGGTAGGCGATCTCGCCGGATATACGCAGTGGCTGTCGCGGCGCACGGGTGAACTGGTGGCGCGTAAGCGCGTCGGCGAAGGGGCGATACGCGCAGCCCCGCTCGTGGCGTCGGTCGGCGGGCATAAGGGTGGCTCCTATGTCTTTGTGCTCACTACCACCGGACGACTGACAGCGCTTACGTTCCGACCCATCCGGCCATGA
- the pilW gene encoding type IV pilus biogenesis/stability protein PilW, producing the protein MRLSVVAAILGMAVLAGCASAPRLSPQTHKLVQLRTALGVGYMRQGQLGLARNELAHALALDPTDGPADNAMALVEERLREPVKAQRYFRRGLAHHPSDGSLQNNYGAFLCGTGHVAEGLKHFRAALHSPLYPTPQLADLNMAVCLLKVPNEKAAIHYFHRAQALAPELAAPYYYLARIRYEHREYARAKGDLAQYLARARSAHALFLGVRIGQALGDTRFIHYCATRLLEGYRHSREAQTVVQWQREGRLGGH; encoded by the coding sequence ATGCGTCTTAGCGTCGTCGCGGCGATACTCGGGATGGCGGTCCTGGCGGGATGCGCGAGCGCCCCGCGGCTTTCGCCGCAAACCCACAAGCTCGTGCAGTTGCGGACCGCGCTTGGGGTCGGCTACATGCGTCAGGGGCAATTGGGGCTTGCGCGTAACGAGCTTGCGCATGCCTTGGCCCTGGACCCCACTGATGGCCCGGCCGATAACGCCATGGCGCTGGTCGAGGAGCGGCTGCGCGAGCCGGTCAAGGCGCAGCGCTACTTTCGTCGTGGGCTTGCACATCACCCAAGCGATGGTAGCCTGCAGAACAACTATGGGGCGTTTTTGTGTGGGACCGGCCATGTCGCCGAGGGCCTCAAGCACTTTCGGGCGGCGCTGCACTCGCCGCTGTATCCGACACCGCAGCTCGCCGACCTCAACATGGCCGTGTGTCTCCTGAAAGTCCCCAACGAGAAGGCGGCCATTCATTATTTCCATCGCGCCCAGGCCCTGGCCCCGGAGCTTGCCGCTCCCTATTACTATCTGGCGCGTATTCGCTATGAGCATCGGGAATATGCGCGCGCCAAGGGCGATCTTGCGCAATACCTGGCGCGCGCACGCAGTGCGCACGCCCTGTTCCTCGGGGTTCGTATCGGGCAGGCTTTGGGGGATACCAGGTTCATCCATTACTGCGCAACGCGCCTGCTCGAGGGCTATCGCCATAGCCGTGAGGCGCAAACGGTCGTGCAGTGGCAGCGTGAGGGCCGGCTCGGTGGACATTGA